A part of Streptomyces sp. NBC_01451 genomic DNA contains:
- a CDS encoding carboxymuconolactone decarboxylase family protein — MTTTEPISRVALKKITPEVSASMGALHGAAVSAAQDAKVEPELLELIRIRASQLNGCAFCLDMHTKDARAQGETEQRIYALNAWRETPFFSERERAALALTEAVTLVHEGRVPDDVYAEAAAVFDEAQVAALIWAATVINAYNRIAIATRMVPGAYQPVQKSS, encoded by the coding sequence ATGACCACCACTGAACCCATATCCCGCGTCGCCCTCAAGAAAATCACCCCCGAGGTCTCCGCCTCGATGGGCGCCCTGCACGGCGCCGCCGTTTCCGCAGCGCAGGACGCCAAGGTGGAACCCGAACTCCTGGAACTGATCCGGATTCGCGCCTCCCAGCTCAACGGCTGCGCGTTCTGCCTCGACATGCACACCAAGGACGCCCGCGCGCAGGGTGAGACCGAGCAGCGGATCTACGCCCTGAACGCCTGGCGGGAGACCCCCTTCTTCTCCGAACGGGAGCGCGCCGCACTGGCGTTGACCGAGGCGGTGACCTTGGTGCACGAGGGGCGCGTCCCCGACGACGTCTACGCCGAGGCCGCCGCCGTCTTCGACGAGGCGCAGGTCGCCGCGCTTATCTGGGCGGCCACCGTCATCAACGCGTACAACCGGATCGCCATCGCGACACGGATGGTTCCCGGCGCTTATCAGCCGGTTCAGAAGAGCAGCTGA
- a CDS encoding AfsR/SARP family transcriptional regulator: protein MPLIAKALAPCAEEISVPPVPPTFTEAARGGLTVLHAPPGYVLGEGLATALTGAGRHPLWLRLDVEDGDPATFLISLSAAACRQRPGACRATRELLRARPGPVSGWPPLFERLASDLVPLLRDRGALVLENVHHASAPSRTLSLVIAHLLPALVAADVPCVLVGHRQVPPRLLSDGEVRCFGPELRVPPGALEQLLDGGAPVARRLRRRLRGLCGGRAAVVDAVRTTLVLSGAREVERALDGATGVDDLLTRLAGTLLHSSDGAGQRALGRAVRLEYAHPTLMGSGLLPSGPWLQGLEDGWTRVRTVWRTPLRAALDRCGSPPREELRCAAEQLVALDAVEHAVRLYLDLGDGESAARLITERSDGLMDDGQWELLDGWIARLPAGVLEAHPQLLYIRAEMAAACGAAARARHWFDLAASRFGDRADSDGACRSLLAASVVAAGTGDLATATDRAHAAYALADTDGLPAHRSWAGWQQGRLALLADDTEGALSHFAGIAAAPAGEPALTARHLARQVQGLRHEQALHRESLTVLEDTEHGVLDQITRSAHPSADRLGQVMGRCGWSRTPVPLKLLGVTAPTARGDRGDRGDRLWAELWRTFKGGPREPVSPARAPARADTPDAAPAPGTPDAPSRLLAVHLLGTQVVTVEDTPADKFTSSRARSLFAYLLTHRDPWPRREALMELFWPGSPPVAARNSLNVAIHGLRRTLRTVTADPVIVYADGAYRLADDVRLWLDVEEFERRAERGRKLEAAGRLGGAMSEYECAAGLYRGDLLADDPYEDWPVLDRERLRLAHLDVLDRLGGLSFAFGRYAPCAALCRRVIELDPCREDAHRRLMRCYCRQGQPHLALLQYRACAQLLQEELGVRPGPATVDLRDRIARHDSI from the coding sequence ATGCCGCTCATCGCGAAGGCTCTCGCACCGTGCGCCGAGGAGATCTCGGTACCACCGGTGCCGCCGACGTTCACGGAGGCGGCGCGGGGCGGCCTCACCGTCCTGCACGCGCCGCCGGGCTACGTCCTCGGGGAGGGACTGGCCACCGCGCTGACAGGTGCGGGCAGGCATCCGCTGTGGCTGCGGCTCGATGTCGAGGACGGCGACCCGGCGACCTTCCTGATCTCGCTGTCGGCCGCAGCGTGCCGTCAGCGGCCGGGCGCCTGCCGTGCCACCCGGGAGCTGCTGCGGGCCCGGCCGGGTCCCGTCTCCGGCTGGCCTCCGCTGTTCGAGCGGCTCGCGTCCGATCTCGTCCCCCTGCTGCGGGACCGGGGGGCGCTGGTGCTGGAGAACGTGCATCACGCGTCGGCCCCGTCGCGGACCCTGTCCCTGGTCATCGCCCATCTGCTGCCGGCCCTCGTCGCGGCGGACGTCCCGTGCGTCCTCGTGGGCCATCGACAGGTGCCTCCGCGGTTGCTCAGCGACGGTGAAGTCCGCTGTTTCGGGCCCGAGTTGAGGGTTCCGCCGGGTGCGCTGGAACAGTTGCTGGACGGCGGCGCCCCGGTGGCCAGGCGGCTGCGACGACGGCTGCGCGGCCTGTGCGGCGGCCGGGCCGCCGTGGTCGACGCGGTACGCACCACCCTGGTCCTGTCCGGTGCCCGGGAGGTGGAGCGCGCCCTCGACGGCGCCACCGGTGTGGACGACCTGCTCACCCGGCTGGCCGGGACACTCCTCCACAGCTCCGACGGGGCCGGGCAGCGCGCCCTGGGCCGGGCGGTGCGGCTGGAGTACGCCCATCCGACGCTGATGGGGAGCGGTCTGCTGCCGTCCGGTCCCTGGCTGCAGGGGCTGGAGGACGGCTGGACGCGGGTGCGCACGGTGTGGCGTACTCCGCTGCGTGCCGCACTCGACCGGTGCGGCTCTCCCCCACGCGAGGAACTGCGCTGTGCGGCCGAGCAGTTGGTGGCGCTGGACGCGGTGGAACACGCCGTACGCCTGTATCTCGACCTCGGCGACGGGGAGTCCGCGGCCCGACTGATCACGGAACGCTCCGACGGTCTGATGGACGACGGCCAGTGGGAGCTGCTCGACGGGTGGATCGCGCGGCTGCCCGCCGGGGTGCTCGAAGCGCACCCCCAACTCCTCTACATCCGGGCCGAGATGGCCGCCGCCTGCGGGGCCGCCGCGCGGGCCCGGCACTGGTTCGACCTCGCGGCCTCCCGGTTCGGCGACCGCGCCGACTCCGACGGTGCCTGCCGGAGCCTGCTGGCCGCGAGCGTCGTGGCGGCCGGCACCGGAGATCTGGCGACGGCCACCGACCGGGCCCACGCGGCGTACGCCCTCGCCGACACCGACGGCCTTCCCGCGCATCGGAGTTGGGCCGGCTGGCAGCAGGGCCGACTGGCGCTCCTCGCCGACGACACGGAGGGCGCGCTCTCGCACTTCGCCGGGATCGCCGCCGCCCCGGCCGGTGAGCCCGCGCTCACGGCCCGGCACCTGGCCCGACAGGTACAGGGGCTGCGCCACGAACAGGCCCTGCACCGCGAGTCCCTGACCGTGCTGGAGGACACGGAGCACGGCGTCCTCGACCAGATCACACGGAGCGCGCACCCGTCCGCGGACCGGCTCGGTCAGGTGATGGGCAGGTGCGGCTGGTCGCGCACACCGGTCCCGTTGAAACTGCTGGGCGTGACGGCGCCGACCGCCCGGGGCGACCGGGGCGACCGGGGCGACCGGCTGTGGGCGGAGCTGTGGCGCACGTTCAAGGGCGGGCCCCGGGAACCGGTCTCCCCGGCGCGGGCACCGGCCCGGGCCGACACCCCGGACGCGGCGCCCGCGCCGGGGACACCGGACGCGCCGTCCCGGCTGCTCGCCGTGCATCTGCTGGGCACCCAGGTCGTCACCGTCGAGGACACCCCGGCGGACAAGTTCACCAGCAGTCGCGCCCGTTCGCTCTTCGCCTATCTGCTCACGCATCGCGATCCCTGGCCACGCCGTGAGGCCCTGATGGAGCTCTTCTGGCCGGGCTCACCCCCGGTGGCCGCCCGCAACAGCCTGAACGTCGCGATCCACGGACTGCGCCGCACCCTGCGCACGGTCACCGCCGATCCGGTGATCGTGTACGCCGACGGCGCCTACCGGCTCGCCGACGACGTCCGGCTGTGGCTGGACGTCGAGGAGTTCGAGCGACGGGCGGAACGGGGCCGAAAGCTGGAGGCGGCCGGCCGGCTCGGCGGCGCGATGTCCGAGTACGAGTGCGCGGCGGGCCTGTACCGGGGTGATCTCCTCGCCGACGACCCGTACGAGGACTGGCCGGTGCTCGACCGCGAACGGCTGCGGCTCGCCCATCTCGACGTACTCGACCGGCTCGGCGGCCTCTCCTTCGCCTTCGGCCGGTACGCGCCCTGCGCGGCGCTGTGCCGACGCGTCATCGAACTCGACCCGTGCCGCGAGGACGCCCACCGCCGTCTGATGCGCTGCTACTGCCGCCAGGGCCAGCCGCACCTGGCGCTGTTGCAGTACCGCGCCTGCGCCCAGTTGCTCCAGGAGGAGCTGGGGGTCAGGCCCGGCCCGGCCACGGTCGACCTGCGTGACCGTATAGCCCGGCATGACAGCATTTGA
- a CDS encoding helix-hairpin-helix domain-containing protein, producing the protein MERRNDIKGGEVGTPRAHDLTRIEGIGPKIASRLAASGVLTFADLAERPVDEIIKLLSDISLSRTKVEHWCARAREMAGTQERAADAEPPADSRPYESFLVRVLLDESGSIRSTTVQHVRSTEQERWAAWDREALLDFVESRIGLTTPPEQEPRVRDEPAPEPPVESAEPEAADGVPESAGVPQPGGTAVHRTGIAPGLTLDLPGRQRIHADARFNMTITLDLTAADLRADRLAYHAIVVARQLGTKTRYTVASADGLVPVSAPAIRLEAQGLPVGTYRLEAAVSLREPGAVHPEGLAATAEFLTLEIPAS; encoded by the coding sequence GTGGAGCGCCGTAACGACATCAAGGGCGGGGAGGTCGGCACTCCCCGTGCGCACGACCTGACACGGATCGAGGGCATCGGCCCCAAGATCGCGTCCCGGCTCGCCGCCTCGGGAGTGCTGACCTTCGCGGATCTCGCCGAACGTCCCGTCGACGAGATCATCAAGCTGCTGTCGGACATCAGCCTGTCGCGGACCAAGGTGGAGCACTGGTGCGCCCGCGCACGGGAGATGGCCGGCACGCAGGAGAGGGCGGCGGACGCCGAGCCGCCGGCCGACAGCCGGCCCTACGAGAGCTTCCTCGTCCGCGTGCTGCTGGACGAGAGCGGCTCGATCCGCAGTACGACGGTGCAGCATGTGCGGAGCACGGAGCAGGAGCGCTGGGCGGCATGGGACCGCGAGGCCCTGCTGGACTTCGTCGAGAGCCGGATCGGTCTCACGACACCGCCGGAACAGGAGCCCCGGGTACGGGACGAGCCCGCGCCGGAACCCCCCGTCGAGTCGGCCGAGCCCGAAGCGGCGGACGGGGTTCCGGAGTCGGCCGGAGTGCCGCAGCCGGGCGGAACCGCCGTGCACCGGACCGGCATCGCGCCCGGGCTCACTCTGGATCTGCCGGGCCGGCAACGCATCCACGCCGACGCCAGGTTCAACATGACGATCACCCTCGACCTCACCGCGGCGGATCTGCGGGCCGACCGTCTCGCCTACCACGCCATCGTGGTGGCACGGCAGTTGGGAACGAAGACCCGCTACACGGTCGCGTCGGCGGACGGGCTGGTCCCGGTGAGCGCGCCCGCCATCCGGCTGGAGGCCCAGGGGCTGCCCGTCGGCACCTACCGCCTGGAAGCGGCCGTCAGCCTGCGCGAACCGGGGGCAGTGCACCCGGAAGGCCTGGCCGCGACGGCCGAGTTCCTGACGCTGGAGATACCGGCGAGCTGA
- a CDS encoding DUF5954 family protein produces MSDYRDDVPAYLTIRVTAQEGPIAAFAEQEAGEAARRYPDLMGVGIPEFFHARECETGGWELYGYGSDTPQGSRDSLGSVFRLRAGEAEEAGDEAARRKWMAAAVRMDREVVNDVRVRGERFRIVRASRFVRMGPNGPEPPRPSDPDPAEVGEAYRVGPRTKGFVVDPVTGTGLSDGILKLDLIQFVGIAPGAPQAVRDEARRALHTHPGGVLLPAVYMISERVDGSWRAHNPGSADSTPQGARDSLAYWLRVMAPFTLRLSEEKAAEYALIADRVDEKRSNVATVDGIRYRVTRVERLIRVGPDGPEGPRPSDFDPEPPVDVQTRRLKEQGLWREEDDEPVQLSERSLELKRRWDAEEERRRAVRESRKKARRGDGGWGSE; encoded by the coding sequence ATGAGCGACTACAGGGACGATGTTCCGGCGTATCTGACGATCCGGGTCACCGCCCAGGAGGGTCCGATCGCGGCCTTCGCGGAGCAGGAGGCCGGGGAGGCCGCGCGGCGGTATCCCGACCTGATGGGAGTGGGCATCCCGGAGTTCTTCCACGCCAGGGAGTGCGAGACGGGCGGCTGGGAGCTCTACGGCTACGGCAGTGACACCCCGCAGGGCTCCCGGGACTCGCTCGGCTCGGTGTTCCGGCTGCGCGCCGGCGAGGCCGAGGAGGCCGGGGACGAGGCCGCCCGGCGCAAGTGGATGGCGGCGGCCGTGCGCATGGACCGGGAGGTCGTGAACGACGTACGGGTGCGCGGCGAGCGCTTCCGGATCGTGCGCGCCTCCCGCTTCGTCCGGATGGGGCCGAACGGGCCCGAGCCGCCCCGCCCCTCCGACCCCGACCCTGCGGAGGTCGGCGAGGCGTACCGGGTGGGACCGCGCACCAAGGGCTTCGTGGTCGACCCCGTCACCGGCACCGGGCTGTCCGACGGCATCCTCAAACTGGACCTCATCCAGTTCGTCGGCATCGCGCCCGGCGCACCGCAGGCGGTCCGGGACGAGGCGCGACGGGCACTCCACACGCACCCGGGCGGGGTTCTCCTGCCCGCCGTATACATGATCTCCGAGCGGGTGGACGGGAGTTGGCGGGCGCACAACCCCGGCTCCGCCGACTCCACACCCCAGGGCGCGCGGGACTCCCTCGCCTACTGGCTGCGCGTGATGGCCCCCTTCACCCTCCGGCTGAGCGAGGAGAAGGCCGCCGAGTACGCCCTGATCGCCGACCGTGTCGACGAGAAGCGCTCCAACGTCGCGACCGTCGACGGCATCCGCTACCGCGTCACCCGGGTCGAACGCCTCATCAGGGTCGGCCCCGACGGCCCCGAGGGCCCACGCCCCTCCGACTTCGACCCCGAACCGCCCGTCGACGTGCAGACACGCCGTCTCAAGGAACAGGGCCTGTGGCGGGAGGAGGACGACGAGCCGGTCCAACTCAGCGAGCGCAGCCTGGAGTTGAAGCGCCGGTGGGATGCGGAGGAGGAGCGTCGGCGGGCGGTGCGCGAGAGCAGGAAGAAGGCGAGACGAGGGGACGGCGGCTGGGGGAGCGAGTAG
- a CDS encoding malate dehydrogenase: MTRTPVNVTVTGAAGQIGYALLFRIASGQLLGADVPVRLRLLEITPALKAAEGTAMELDDCAFPLLQGIDITDDANVAFDGANVALLVGARPRTKGMERGDLLSANGGIFKPQGKAINDNAADDIKVLVVGNPANTNALIAQAAAPDVPAERFTAMTRLDHNRALTQLAKKTGSTVADIKRLTIWGNHSATQYPDIFHATIAGKNAAEVVSDEKWLAEDFIPTVAKRGAAIIEARGASSAASAANAAIDHIHTWVNGTADGDWASMGIPSDGSYGVPEGLISSFPVTTKDGVYEIVQGLDINEFSRARIDASVQELAEERDAVRALGLI, encoded by the coding sequence ATGACCCGCACTCCCGTGAACGTCACCGTCACCGGCGCGGCCGGCCAGATCGGTTACGCCCTGCTCTTCCGCATCGCCTCCGGCCAGCTGCTCGGCGCGGACGTGCCGGTCAGGCTCCGCCTCCTGGAGATCACCCCGGCGCTCAAGGCCGCCGAGGGCACCGCGATGGAACTGGACGACTGCGCCTTCCCGCTGCTCCAGGGCATCGACATCACGGACGACGCGAACGTAGCCTTCGACGGCGCCAACGTCGCTCTCCTGGTGGGCGCCCGCCCGCGTACCAAGGGCATGGAGCGCGGTGACCTCCTCTCGGCCAACGGCGGCATCTTCAAGCCCCAGGGCAAGGCCATCAACGACAACGCCGCGGACGACATCAAGGTCCTCGTCGTCGGCAACCCGGCCAACACCAACGCGCTGATCGCGCAGGCCGCCGCTCCGGACGTACCGGCCGAGCGCTTCACCGCGATGACCCGCCTGGACCACAACCGCGCGCTCACGCAGCTCGCGAAGAAGACCGGCTCGACGGTCGCCGACATCAAGCGCCTGACGATCTGGGGCAACCACTCGGCCACCCAGTACCCCGACATCTTCCACGCCACGATCGCCGGCAAGAACGCCGCCGAGGTCGTCAGCGACGAGAAGTGGCTCGCCGAGGACTTCATCCCGACCGTCGCCAAGCGCGGCGCCGCGATCATCGAGGCCCGTGGCGCGTCCTCGGCCGCCTCCGCCGCCAACGCCGCCATCGACCACATCCACACCTGGGTCAACGGCACGGCCGACGGCGACTGGGCCTCCATGGGCATCCCGTCCGACGGCTCCTACGGCGTCCCGGAGGGCCTCATCTCCTCCTTCCCGGTCACCACGAAGGACGGCGTGTACGAGATCGTCCAGGGCCTGGACATCAACGAGTTCTCCCGCGCCCGCATCGACGCCTCGGTGCAGGAGCTGGCGGAGGAGCGCGACGCGGTCCGCGCCCTCGGCCTCATCTGA
- a CDS encoding XRE family transcriptional regulator has translation MPRWRALPDELDPQVREFASQLRRLVDRSGLSIAAVADRTGYSKTSWERYLNGRLLAPKGAIVALAEVTGTNPVHLTTMWELAERAWSRSEMRHDMTMEAIRISQARAALGEFGAPAAETKNGSGKNGRGGRTATVTPGIAGPAGVSPTVPPQPKATEARDSATDVRTGAARGGAAGGSVSSASSAGSGSAESNSWGMAGYQGPAARGGAGGRAASPSGPAGPSGPSETPGHQGAAPWTPGTPAVAPGGPPQDARPGGSGGSGGSRRKRRLTMFLAGVVGASVVVAAAWAFTDRGEDTPEASKPSASPTTSAGTNPDLPVGVECSGATCTGQDPENMGCGGELAQTANSVTVGTTLVEVRYSKTCQAAWARITQAAPGDQVDVTASGSAKQTGAVDTDTDAYTPMVAVKDAGDATACVTLKATGQKGCTQ, from the coding sequence ATGCCTCGTTGGAGGGCCTTGCCGGATGAACTGGATCCGCAGGTCAGGGAGTTCGCGAGCCAGCTGCGCAGGCTCGTGGACCGCAGTGGCCTGAGCATCGCGGCGGTGGCCGACCGCACGGGCTACAGCAAGACGTCGTGGGAGCGTTATCTCAACGGTCGGCTTCTCGCGCCCAAGGGCGCGATCGTCGCCCTGGCCGAGGTCACGGGGACCAATCCCGTGCACCTGACCACGATGTGGGAGCTGGCCGAGCGCGCCTGGAGCCGCTCGGAGATGCGCCACGACATGACCATGGAGGCGATCCGGATCTCCCAGGCGCGCGCCGCGCTGGGTGAGTTCGGGGCGCCTGCCGCGGAGACGAAGAACGGGAGCGGCAAGAACGGGCGGGGCGGCCGGACCGCGACGGTCACTCCGGGGATCGCCGGACCCGCGGGCGTCTCACCGACCGTGCCGCCGCAGCCGAAGGCCACGGAGGCCCGGGACTCGGCGACCGACGTACGTACGGGCGCGGCACGCGGCGGTGCTGCCGGCGGCTCGGTGAGTTCCGCGAGTTCGGCCGGTTCCGGCTCGGCCGAGAGCAACTCGTGGGGCATGGCCGGGTACCAGGGACCGGCGGCGAGAGGTGGCGCCGGGGGGCGCGCGGCCTCGCCCTCGGGACCGGCCGGACCGTCCGGGCCGTCGGAGACGCCCGGACATCAGGGCGCGGCACCCTGGACCCCAGGTACGCCCGCAGTGGCACCCGGCGGTCCGCCGCAGGACGCCCGGCCGGGCGGCAGCGGCGGGTCCGGCGGTTCGCGGCGCAAGCGGCGGCTCACGATGTTCCTCGCGGGCGTCGTGGGGGCGTCGGTGGTGGTCGCGGCGGCCTGGGCCTTCACCGACCGGGGCGAAGACACCCCGGAGGCGAGCAAGCCGAGTGCGTCGCCGACGACCTCGGCCGGCACGAATCCCGACCTGCCGGTCGGTGTGGAGTGCAGCGGCGCCACGTGCACCGGCCAGGACCCGGAGAACATGGGCTGCGGCGGCGAGCTGGCGCAGACCGCCAACAGCGTCACCGTCGGCACCACGCTCGTCGAGGTCCGCTACAGCAAGACCTGCCAGGCGGCGTGGGCGCGCATCACCCAGGCCGCCCCGGGCGACCAGGTCGACGTCACCGCCTCCGGGTCGGCGAAGCAGACCGGTGCGGTCGACACGGACACCGACGCGTACACGCCGATGGTGGCCGTGAAGGACGCGGGCGACGCGACGGCGTGCGTCACGCTCAAGGCGACCGGGCAGAAGGGCTGCACCCAGTAG
- a CDS encoding helix-turn-helix domain-containing protein yields the protein MSAWQPLPDDLPPEVRHFVEQVRLLKDRTGLSLAALGARTAYSKSSWQRYLNATQPPPRQAIAALCRVAGLAPVDAERFGVRWELAVQAWPRPPAPEPGKPERQDGVYEEEVPTLPWWVESGTGSGSGSGSGSGKDSGVSADPSRRVLLVAVVLVLVLVLVAVVGAVVFG from the coding sequence ATGAGCGCCTGGCAGCCGCTGCCCGACGACCTGCCGCCGGAAGTGCGGCACTTCGTCGAGCAGGTGCGGCTCCTCAAGGACCGCACCGGGCTCAGCCTGGCCGCGCTCGGCGCGCGCACCGCGTACAGCAAGTCCTCCTGGCAGCGGTACCTCAACGCGACCCAGCCGCCGCCCCGGCAGGCGATAGCCGCCCTGTGCCGGGTCGCGGGCCTCGCCCCTGTGGACGCCGAGCGCTTCGGCGTCCGCTGGGAACTGGCGGTCCAGGCCTGGCCCCGGCCACCGGCCCCGGAGCCCGGGAAACCGGAGCGGCAGGACGGGGTGTACGAGGAGGAGGTGCCCACCCTCCCGTGGTGGGTGGAGTCCGGGACCGGGTCGGGGTCCGGTTCGGGCTCGGGGTCCGGAAAGGATTCCGGGGTTTCGGCGGACCCGTCCCGGCGGGTGCTGCTCGTCGCCGTGGTCCTCGTACTGGTGCTCGTGCTTGTCGCGGTGGTCGGCGCTGTCGTTTTTGGTTGA
- a CDS encoding DUF3017 domain-containing protein, whose amino-acid sequence MPEPTAVDPVSAPDAAGRPRRTTRRFPLFTRDTARPEGGGRAAPGDAPAPVRQWPILVVLGTVGAGLLMTALDVFRYGLLLIGAAMLAGAVLRWVVPDVGMLAVRSRFTDMVTYTVLGTAIVLLAMMAQPRPWLTIPFLDDTLHYTISSQGR is encoded by the coding sequence TTGCCCGAACCCACTGCCGTCGACCCCGTCAGCGCGCCGGACGCCGCGGGGCGTCCCCGGCGTACGACGCGTCGCTTCCCCCTCTTCACGCGGGACACCGCGCGACCCGAGGGCGGCGGCCGGGCGGCTCCGGGGGACGCGCCGGCGCCCGTTCGGCAGTGGCCGATCCTCGTCGTGCTGGGCACGGTAGGGGCCGGGCTCCTGATGACGGCGCTCGACGTGTTCCGGTACGGGCTGCTGCTGATCGGGGCCGCGATGCTGGCCGGCGCGGTGCTGCGCTGGGTGGTGCCGGACGTCGGGATGCTCGCCGTACGGTCCCGGTTCACGGACATGGTCACGTACACGGTGCTGGGTACGGCCATCGTGCTGCTGGCGATGATGGCGCAGCCGAGGCCGTGGCTGACGATCCCGTTCCTGGACGACACGCTGCACTACACGATCAGCAGTCAGGGCAGGTAG
- a CDS encoding bifunctional methylenetetrahydrofolate dehydrogenase/methenyltetrahydrofolate cyclohydrolase, translating into MTAQILDGKATAAAIKSDLTARVAALKEKGVTPGLGTILVGEDPGSQKYVAGKHRDCAQVGIASIQRELPATATQEEIEAAVRELNEDPACTGYIVQLPLPKGIDENRILELMNPDKDADGLHPMNLGRLVLNEPAPLPCTPNGILTLLRRHGVEIKGAEVVVVGRGVTIGRPMPLLLTRRSENATVTQCHTGTRDLASHLRRADIIVAAAGSAHLVRPEDVKPGAAVLDVGVSRNAEGKIVGDVHPGVAEVAAWISPNPGGVGPMTRAQLLVNVVEAAERSVG; encoded by the coding sequence ATGACCGCCCAGATTCTCGATGGCAAGGCCACCGCAGCCGCGATCAAGTCCGATCTGACCGCCCGCGTGGCGGCGCTGAAGGAGAAGGGCGTCACGCCCGGCCTCGGCACGATCCTCGTCGGGGAGGACCCCGGCAGCCAGAAGTACGTCGCCGGCAAGCACCGCGACTGCGCACAGGTGGGCATCGCCTCCATCCAGCGCGAACTGCCCGCCACGGCCACCCAGGAGGAGATCGAGGCGGCCGTACGCGAGCTGAACGAGGACCCCGCCTGCACCGGCTACATCGTCCAGCTGCCCCTCCCCAAGGGCATCGACGAGAACCGCATCCTCGAACTGATGAACCCCGACAAGGACGCTGACGGCCTCCACCCGATGAACCTCGGCCGCCTCGTCCTGAACGAGCCGGCTCCGCTGCCCTGCACCCCCAACGGCATCCTCACCCTGCTGCGCCGCCACGGCGTCGAGATCAAGGGCGCGGAGGTCGTGGTCGTCGGCCGCGGTGTCACCATCGGCCGCCCCATGCCGCTGCTGCTCACCCGGCGCAGCGAGAACGCGACGGTGACGCAGTGCCACACGGGTACGCGTGACCTCGCCTCCCACCTCCGCCGCGCCGACATCATCGTCGCCGCCGCGGGCTCGGCCCACCTGGTCCGCCCCGAGGACGTGAAGCCGGGCGCCGCCGTTCTCGACGTCGGTGTCTCGCGCAACGCCGAGGGCAAGATCGTGGGCGACGTCCACCCGGGCGTCGCCGAGGTGGCCGCCTGGATCTCCCCGAACCCCGGCGGAGTCGGCCCGATGACCCGTGCCCAGCTGCTCGTCAACGTGGTCGAGGCGGCGGAGCGCAGTGTCGGCTGA
- a CDS encoding helix-turn-helix domain-containing protein, with the protein MPAHPESEQLAAMLRALKNRSGLSYEALAKRTDIAGSTLHRYCKGTSVPQDYGSVHRIGTVCGASPDELRSLHRLWALADTARLKENGAENAAGNAAGSGEAADAVQDPAAEEPATPEPVPARRTRYPVVVAAVAAVLTVGVSAWVLSTEEASSANGPGTDGRVLFSAGCREVVAMGQHDTCVHEVQQLLHDKGADIGVDSDFGPQTLRRVTAFQVFAGLPPNGVVDDATKKALYSSPKVRMNVWSPEKVRQRIRAVFKEAPDKAVAIADCQSFLDPLHILPNTNGTRNWGVFQISDARLRELGGTPRQALDPAWNITAAERLWSVDHDFHDWPNCERAADASPSPTKRP; encoded by the coding sequence ATGCCCGCACACCCGGAATCCGAACAACTCGCCGCGATGTTGCGTGCGTTGAAGAACAGATCAGGACTGAGTTACGAAGCACTCGCCAAGCGGACCGACATCGCCGGCTCCACCCTGCACCGCTACTGCAAGGGCACCTCGGTGCCTCAGGACTACGGAAGCGTCCACCGCATCGGCACGGTCTGCGGCGCGTCACCCGACGAACTCCGGTCACTGCACCGGCTGTGGGCGCTCGCGGACACGGCCCGGCTCAAGGAGAACGGGGCGGAGAACGCCGCAGGGAACGCGGCCGGGAGCGGGGAGGCCGCAGATGCGGTGCAGGACCCGGCCGCCGAGGAACCGGCGACGCCGGAACCCGTCCCGGCCCGTCGGACCCGCTACCCCGTCGTCGTCGCCGCGGTGGCGGCGGTTCTGACGGTCGGGGTCTCGGCCTGGGTTCTGTCGACGGAGGAGGCGTCCTCCGCCAACGGCCCCGGCACCGACGGCCGCGTGCTGTTCTCGGCCGGCTGCCGCGAGGTGGTGGCCATGGGCCAGCACGACACCTGCGTACACGAGGTGCAGCAGCTGCTGCACGACAAGGGCGCGGACATCGGCGTCGACTCGGACTTCGGGCCGCAGACCCTGCGCCGGGTCACCGCGTTCCAGGTGTTCGCCGGCCTCCCGCCCAACGGTGTCGTGGACGACGCGACGAAGAAGGCGCTGTACTCCTCGCCGAAGGTGCGCATGAACGTGTGGTCGCCGGAGAAGGTGCGGCAGCGCATCCGCGCGGTGTTCAAGGAGGCGCCGGACAAGGCCGTCGCCATCGCGGACTGCCAGTCCTTCCTGGACCCGTTGCACATCCTCCCCAACACCAACGGCACCCGTAACTGGGGCGTGTTCCAGATCTCCGACGCCCGGCTGCGCGAGCTGGGCGGCACCCCGCGGCAGGCGCTGGACCCGGCGTGGAACATCACGGCGGCCGAGCGCCTGTGGAGCGTGGACCACGACTTCCACGACTGGCCGAACTGCGAACGAGCCGCCGATGCCTCGCCATCGCCCACAAAACGCCCCTGA